The following proteins come from a genomic window of Aspergillus oryzae RIB40 DNA, chromosome 4:
- a CDS encoding uncharacterized protein (predicted protein), whose protein sequence is MTRLPLPVPAPIDPSYQPTASIEKVPSTTPIEYILAILERDGGVILTDLVSKDELSAIEQDLKPWNQKHRRHLNPTVDGDAFTTIPPQTTLIPGLVGKSKTIAQICEHPVLEQLRQQILRDDFVLYREGNAEPNTLDPLLSLSVSMNIGYGAPRQLLHRDDNVHNIRHTRNPFVPWSFKQASQFGCLIAGCEVTRENGGTMFVPGSHKWDDDRWARADEVCFAGM, encoded by the coding sequence ATGACTCGGCTTCCACTCCCAGTACCAGCCCCAATCGATCCCTCATACCAACCCACAGCATCCATAGAAAAGGTCCCTTCCACAACCCCGATTGAATACATTCTCGCAATCCTCGAACGGGACGGCGGTGTAATCCTCACAGATCTTGTTTCGAAGGACGAATTATCCGCGATCGAACAGGACCTCAAACCCTGGAACCAAAAGCACCGGCGTCACCTCAACCCAACTGTTGATGGCGATGCATTTACCACGATTCCTCCACAGACAACACTTATCCCAGGGCTAGTTGGGAAATCCAAAACGATCGCGCAAATCTGCGAACACCCTGTTCTCGAACAATTGCGACAGCAAATCCTCCGTGATGACTTTGTTCTATACCGCGAGGGCAACGCCGAGCCCAATACGCTTGACCCGTTGCTGAGTCTCAGCGTATCGATGAACATCGGCTACGGAGCCCCGAGGCAGCTCCTGCACCGTGACGATAACGTTCACAATATCCGCCACACGCGGAATCCATTTGTCCCATGGAGCTTCAAGCAGGCGAGCCAGTTTGGGTGTTTAATCGCCGGGTGTGAGGTGACGAGGGAGAACGGGGGAACAATGTTCGTCCCGGGAAGTCATAAATGGGATGATGACCGGTGGGCTCGGGCCGATGAGGTTTGCTTTGCAGGTATGTAA
- a CDS encoding uncharacterized protein (predicted protein): MVSIAALHQAQRELSNSRLIGNEQFLGELDTVEGARNSPRFYEYLYHKQQALYLLRTRYHEAPYQDSYGVIASVFLFIWLACLESGRNTWAYHLNGLKEIMQAQILSMDLAQSTSLTAAFSRFYEYFDTSYAMLVQTIFPFQPVYA, translated from the coding sequence ATGGTTTCCATTGCAGCGCTACACCAGGCGCAGCGGGAGTTGAGTAATAGCCGATTAATTGGCAACGAGCAGTTTCTTGGAGAACTGGACACCGTGGAAGGGGCAAGAAACTCACCCCGATTCTACGAATATCTCTATCACAAACAGCAGGCTCTTTATCTGTTGAGAACTAGGTACCACGAGGCACCGTATCAAGACTCGTACGGGGTTATTGCTTCAGTCTTCCTGTTCATTTGGCTGGCGTGTTTAGAAAGCGGGAGAAATACCTGGGCATATCATCTCAATGGATTAAAAGAGATTATGCAGGCCCAGATCCTGTCCATGGACCTAGCGCAGTCGACAAGCTTAACGGCGGCATTTTCCCGATTTTATGAATATTTCGACACGAGCTATGCCATGTTAGTACAAACCATCTTCCCCTTTCAACCAGTGTATGCCTAA
- a CDS encoding Zn(II)2Cys6 transcription factor (predicted protein): protein MVGIPGRSKGCKTCRRRKIGCDLQEPQCGQCKKSGRHCEGFDKDIAFIHRTPQGLLRKGQEQCQGPAPWETSCGANSTSTKQIPPQINNAAIYVDGMLHTFLVAFLPSSPILPLSHHSNITVPPAPWMRIAIALPRRGPLLSTALQALCMTKIARAHGDQALLMQGMAAHTQALRALQNAINDRNTALTDETLAAIRVLGTYELHEGTMGSVVGWTSHEEGVDQLVQLRGFNSSQYESELGQALFGEVRRSAMIRGLQFFKGSFFSETRWCIEPWGTKPKDYVQQLYDIGLLLPPILEELHTIQSLPNAPRRAQIWQRCQHLEDRFSAWHARLLTLFPTPPYWEEPAELMDRSSDIRPGPFEASFDFLNIHVADSLDFFWALRILLHTVLRRLSGAPEQSDAIIGACACNIARSVPYFTQPKCGFLGVQWLIFPLKTAFSAFRQMGWEIEWEWSRGVLVAMKNRGISYGGDIVDAQWGERVR, encoded by the exons ATGGTGGGTATCCCAGGTCGATCCAAGGGATGTAAGACATGCAGGCGGCGGAAGATCGGG TGCGACCTGCAAGAACCACAATGCGGACAATGCAAGAAAAGCGGCCGTCACTGTGAGGGCTTCGACAAGGATATTGCCTTCATCCACCGGACGCCTCAGGGACTGCTTCgcaaaggccaagaacagTGCCAAGGGCCTGCTCCTTGGGAGACTTCATGCGGGGCGAACTCTACGTCGACGAAGCAAATACCCCCACAGATCAACAACGCGGCGATCTATGTTGATGGCATGCTCCATACATTCCTAGTCGCTTTTCTACCCTCTTCACCGATTCTACCTCTCAGCCATCACTCCAACATCACCGTGCCCCCTGCACCATGGATGCGGATCGCCATTGCTCTCCCTAGGCGCGGccctcttctctccaccgcccTGCAGGCTCTGTGTATGACCAAAATTGCGCGAGCCCACGGCGACCAGGCATTACTGATGCAAGGCATGGCCGCACATACACAGGCTCTGCGAGCGTTGCAAAATGCGATCAATGACAGAAATACAGCACTGACGGATGAAACGCTGGCCGCGATACGGGTTTTAGGGACGTATGAGCTGCATGAGGGCACGATGGGAAGTGTCGTCGGCTGGACGAGTCATGAGGAAGGGGTCGACCAGTTGGTGCAGTTGAGAGGATTCAACTCCAGTCAGTATGAGAGCGAGTTGGGCCAGGCACTGTTTGGGGAAGTTAGGAGGAGCGCG ATGATCCGAGGTCTTCAATTCTTCAAAGGTTCCTTCTTTAGCGAAACGCGCTGGTGCATCGAGCCCTGGGGGACCAAGCCAAAAGACTACGTCCAGCAACTCTACGATATTGGGCTGCTTCTTCCACCcatccttgaagagctccACACAATCCAAAGCCTGCCCAACGCCCCGCGCCGGGCACAGATCTGGCAAAGGTGCCAGCACCTAGAGGATCGCTTCAGTGCCTGGCATGCCCGCCTCCTAACCCTTTTCCCTACCCCCCCATACTGGGAAGAGCCGGCTGAGCTGATGGACCGCTCCAGCGACATCCGGCCAGGCCCGTTTGAGGCTTCGTTTGActtcctcaacatccacGTCGCCGACAGCCTGGATTTCTTCTGGGCCTTGCGCATCCTCTTGCACACCGTCCTGCGTCGCCTCTCAGGTGCGCCCGAACAAAGCGATGCGATCATTGGGGCCTGTGCTTGCAATATCGCCAGGTCGGTCCCGTATTTCACACAGCCGAAGTGTGGGTTTTTGGGCGTGCAGTGGTTGATCTTTCCGTTAAAGACGGCCTTCTCGGCATTTCGGCAAATGGGATGGGAGATTGAATGGGAGTGGAGTAGGGGAGTACTAGTAGCCATGAAGAATAGGGGAATCTCTTATGGAGGCGATATTGTGGACGCTCAGTGGGGGGAGCGGGTTCGATGA
- a CDS encoding uncharacterized protein (predicted protein): protein MSDGLTISPLSVASAILGTTTLFSLGMRTWRLFKPTWNCRPLKSESRWNFDFFHWNYLLGFVLVTITIVIGMVEDPPSVRMNSLPLSILLVQVGFTLVIAGILAKLGVRQPFKVSSLPAGEVFRPGILVIIEDVVAVDGARDKAYRAALLTRYAASVRFQRLIEALNWSWGLGGCLMGVLLIAVISTVRDQTFAFGLGWVIPWIWAGVWAVITTYWVKSALREKKRSWPEGRWTNAV from the exons ATGTCGGATGGGCTGACAATTAGCC CCCTGAGTGTAGCCAGCGCCATTCTTGGAACGACGACCTTATTTTCGCTGGGCATGCGAACATGGCGACTATTTAAACCGACATGGAATTGCCGACCGCTTAAATCAGAAAGTCGATGGAAC TTTGACTTCTTCCACTGGAACTATCTTCTGGGTTTTGTACTCGTCACAATCACTATCGTGATTGGCATGGTCGAAGATCCTCCGAGTGTACGAATGAATTCTTTGCCTCTGTCTATTCTCCTCGTACAAGTTGGCTTCACCCTAGTCATTGCCGGCATCCTGGCAAAGCTTGGCGTACGACAACCGTTCAAAGTCTCCTCCCTTCCCGCCGGTGAAGTCTTTCGTCCAGGCATCCTGGTGATCATCGAGGATGTCGTTGCGGTAGATGGGGCCAGGGACAAGGCCTATCGGGCAGCCCTGTTGACAAGATATGCAGCCAGCGTGCGGTTTCAACGCCTCATTGAAGCTTTGAATTGGTCCTGGGGACTCGGTGGATGTCTGATGGGCGTTCTTTTGATCGCTGTGATTTCTACGGTTCGCGACCAGACCTTTGCTTTTGGACTGG GCTGGGTAATTCCATGGATTTGGGCTGGTGTCTGGGCGGTCATCACTACTTACTGGGTGAAGTCTGCGCTgcgggaaaagaaacggTCCTGGCCTGAGGGCCGATGGACAAACGCTGTGTAG
- the pmeA gene encoding putative pectin methylesterase (predicted protein): MHGSLLKLALLSFSLGSSAAVLPRDTGRTSAPSGCSTVGTSGDYSTIGDALTALGSSTADACIYIAAGTYEEQLVINYAGHLTLYGETTDTQTYKQNTVTITHTISSPEAGSLDNSATVNIKSDLVSVYNINIANGYGSGAQAVALVANADQLGFYACQFTGYQDTLYAKAGHQYYINSRIEGAVDYIFGDASAWFENCDIVSNGAGYITAMSRETTSDTAWYAIDHCNIKAASGVDLTGDVYLGRPWRVLARVIYQYSVLPDIINAKGWHSMADGATPLYYEFNNTGAGSDTSDREYLSTIDAPVTKETVLGDDYKNWVDLSY, translated from the exons ATGCACGGTTCCCTCCTGAAACTTGCTCTATTGAGCTTCAGTCTCGGTAGTTCTGCAGCTGTCCTACCCAGGGACACAGGTCGAACCAGTGCGCCATCTGGATGTTCTACGGTAGGCACGTCTGGCGATTATTCAACCATCGGCGATGCTCTCACTGCTCTAGGCTCATCGACGGCGGACGCATGTATTTACATTGCCGCTGGCACGTACGAGGAGCAGCTGGTTATTAACTATGCGGGTCACTTGACATTATACGGAGAGACAACAGATACACAAACCTATAAGCAGAATACCGTCACCATCACTCATACCATATCATCTCCGGAGGCAGGTTCCCTCGATAACAGTGCCACTGTCAATATCAAGTCGGACTTGGTTTCGGTGTACAATATCAATATAGCGAATGGATATGGGTCAGGCGCGCAGGCCGTTGC CCTCGTCGCAAATGCCGACCAACTTGGCTTTTATGCATGCCAATTCACAGGGTATCAGGATACTTTGTATGCCAAAGCCGGCCATCAGTACTATATCAATTCTCGGATTGAAG GAGCTGTCGATTATATCTTTGGCGACGCATCTGCCTGGTTTGAAAATTGCGATATAGTCTCGAATGGTGCTGGTTACATCACCGCCATGTCGCGTGAAACCACTTCGGACACTGCTTGGTATGCCATTGACCACTGCAACATCAAGGCAGCGTCGGGAGTGGATCTGACTGGCGATGTATACCTGGGCCGACCCTGGCGCGTCCTCGCCCGCGTGATCTATCAGTACTCAGTCCTACCCGACATTATTAACGCCAAAGGTTGGCATTCTATGGCGGATGGTGCGACGCCTCTCTATTATGAGTTCAACAATACTGGTGCTGGATCCGACACATCGGACCGAGAGTATCTAAGTACCATTGATGCTCCTGTGACCAAGGAAACAGTTTTAGGAGACGACTATAAAAATTGGGTCGATTTAAGCTATTAG